In Antechinus flavipes isolate AdamAnt ecotype Samford, QLD, Australia chromosome 3, AdamAnt_v2, whole genome shotgun sequence, a genomic segment contains:
- the ATG16L2 gene encoding protein Atg16l2 isoform X4, which translates to MEHSEAFPIPRLRLQVDATRSSPHHRLLEKSDLLTHFTEKLPPEPPSELVHLPSGEEEKARPVPDSAQSPEDLRRKWEEEVDKVKLVCGEMAYQVVEKNMTLSSQDAMLEEQLGRLSALDARVRDLEETRQWLAEQVAGQQDRIMEGKEAYDTLWAHTGHQEGALRQLEEEGRELVERLIQVKMQAAEDQNYRNERIERVKQARLSKELKKAMRRTVNISETLDPPSIVEPPAHKQELLEVETCEKRWKRPFRSASATSMTLARCMDVMKGLLDFRKRRGHSVSGTPEARYTSIPVCGVSCLPARAQDIQEAHCSEVNAVCFSSNSSLLATGGADRLIRLWNVVGGRLEADQMLEGAGGSVTSLEFEPSGCYLLAATYNKAAQLWKVGESQSKETLSGHTDKVTAAKFKLTRQQAVTGSRDRTVKEWDLNKVSCSRTIDGVSYCNDVVCGDHLIISGHNDQKIRFWDSRVPRCIQVIPVEGRVTSLSISSDQLHLLSCSRDDALKVIDLRANNIRQVFRADGFKCGSDWTKAVFSPDKNFALAGSADGGLYIWNLDSGKLETSLYGPHSVSINAVAWCCAGTHVVSVDQGKKAVLWS; encoded by the exons ATGGAACATTCAGAGGCTTTCCCCATCCCGAGGCTCCGCCTCCAAGTTGACGCCACGAGGAGTTCCCCAC ATCACAGACTCTTGGAAAAATCAGACCTGTTGACCCATTTCACAGAAAAGCTGCCACCTGAACCTCCTAGTGAACTTGTTCATCTCCCTTCGGG ggaggaggagaaggcgaGGCCAGTGCCGGATTCTGCCCAATCACCTGAGGACCTCAGAAGGAAATGGGAGGAAGAAGTGGATAAAGTCAAACTGGTCTGTGGGGAG ATGGCATACCAAGTGGTAGAGAAGAATATGACCTTGAGCTCCCAGGATGCTATGCTGGAGGAGCAGCTGGGCAG GCTGTCAGCTCTGGATGCCAGGGTGCGTGACTTAGAAGAGACACGTCAGTGGCTGGCGGAGCAGGTGGCTGGGCAGCAGGACAGAATCATGGAAGGGAAGGAGGCCTATGACACACTGTGGGCCCATACCGGACACCAGGAAGGGGCCTTGAGACAGCTGGAGGAGGAAGGCCGTGAGCTAGTGGAAAGGCTGATCCAAGTCAAGATGCAAGCAGCTGAGGACCAGAATTACCGCAATGAGCGGATTGAGAG GGTCAAGCAAGCCAGGCTTTCCAAGGAGCTGAAGAAGGCGATGAGGAGGACAGTTAACATCTCTGA GACCCTGGACCCTCCAAGCATTGTGGAGCCTCCTGCCCATAAGCAGGAGCTCTTAGAGGTAGAAACCTGTGAGAAACGATGGAAACGACCCTTTAG GTCGGCCTCCGCCACGTCCATGACCCTGGCACGCTGTATGGATGTAATGAAGGGGCTATTGGA TTTTAGGAAGAGAAGGGGTCATTCTGTGAGTGGGACCCCTGAGGCCCGATATACAAGTATTCCTGTGTGTGGGGTCTCCTGTCTCCCAGCCAGAGCTCAGGACATTCAG GAGGCTCACTGTTCTGAGGTTAATGCCGTCTGCTTCAGTTCCAACAGCAGCCTCCTGGCCACAGGCGGGGCTGATCGGCTCATCCGCCTCTGGAATGTGGTTGGAG GCCGCCTGGAAGCTGATCAGATGTTGGAAGGGGCGGGGGGGAGTGTGACAAGCCTGGAGTTTGAACCATCG GGCTGCTATTTGCTAGCAGCGACTTACAACAAAGCTGCCCAGCTCTGGAAGGTGGGCGAGAGCCAATCCAAG GAAACACTGTCTGGACACACAGACAAAGTGACCGCAGCCAAGTTCAAGCTGACCCGGCAGCAGGCAGTGACGGGGAGTCGAGACCGGACTGTGAAAGAGTGGGATCTCAATAAAGTGTCAT GCTCGCGAACTATCGACGGTGTCTCCTACTGCAATGACGTGGTATGTGGAGACCATCTCATCATCAGTGGTCACAACGACCAGAAGATTCGATTCTGGGACAGCAG GGTGCCCCGGTGCATACAGGTGATTCCTGTGGAGGGAAGGGTCACCTCTCTCAGCATCAGCAGTGACCAGCTGCACCTCCTCAGCTGCTCCCGGGATGACGCCCTTAAGGTCATTGACCTTCGAGCCAACAACATTCGCCAGGTCTTCAG GGCTGATGGCTTCAAGTGTGGTTCCGACTGGACCAAAGCCGTGTTCAG CCCAGACAAAAACTTTGCCCTTGCTGGTTCTGCCGATGGCGGCCTCTACATCTGGAATTTGGACAGTGGCAAGCTGGAGACCAGCCTCTATGGGCCCCACAG CGTCTCCATTAATGCAGTGGCCTGGTGCTGTGCTGGAACACATGTTGTAAGTGTGGATCAGGGGAAGAAGGCTGTGCTTTGGAGTTAA
- the ATG16L2 gene encoding protein Atg16l2 isoform X3, with the protein MPGPGTLAPSSPFPSSCRWKLHIIRQLQQRDRRQKALFLDLVEAYHRLLEKSDLLTHFTEKLPPEPPSELVHLPSGEEEKARPVPDSAQSPEDLRRKWEEEVDKVKLVCGEMAYQVVEKNMTLSSQDAMLEEQLGRLSALDARVRDLEETRQWLAEQVAGQQDRIMEGKEAYDTLWAHTGHQEGALRQLEEEGRELVERLIQVKMQAAEDQNYRNERIERVKQARLSKELKKAMRRTVNISETLDPPSIVEPPAHKQELLEVETCEKRWKRPFSFRKRRGHSVSGTPEARYTSIPVCGVSCLPARAQDIQEAHCSEVNAVCFSSNSSLLATGGADRLIRLWNVVGGRLEADQMLEGAGGSVTSLEFEPSGCYLLAATYNKAAQLWKVGESQSKETLSGHTDKVTAAKFKLTRQQAVTGSRDRTVKEWDLNKVSCSRTIDGVSYCNDVVCGDHLIISGHNDQKIRFWDSRVPRCIQVIPVEGRVTSLSISSDQLHLLSCSRDDALKVIDLRANNIRQVFRADGFKCGSDWTKAVFSPDKNFALAGSADGGLYIWNLDSGKLETSLYGPHSVSINAVAWCCAGTHVVSVDQGKKAVLWS; encoded by the exons ATGCCAGGACCCGGGACTCTTGCCCCAAGTTCgccctttccctcttcctgccGCTGGAAGCTGCACATCATTCGTCAGCTGCAACAGCGGGACCGGAGGCAGAAAGCTCTGTTTTTGGACTTGGTGGAGGCTT ATCACAGACTCTTGGAAAAATCAGACCTGTTGACCCATTTCACAGAAAAGCTGCCACCTGAACCTCCTAGTGAACTTGTTCATCTCCCTTCGGG ggaggaggagaaggcgaGGCCAGTGCCGGATTCTGCCCAATCACCTGAGGACCTCAGAAGGAAATGGGAGGAAGAAGTGGATAAAGTCAAACTGGTCTGTGGGGAG ATGGCATACCAAGTGGTAGAGAAGAATATGACCTTGAGCTCCCAGGATGCTATGCTGGAGGAGCAGCTGGGCAG GCTGTCAGCTCTGGATGCCAGGGTGCGTGACTTAGAAGAGACACGTCAGTGGCTGGCGGAGCAGGTGGCTGGGCAGCAGGACAGAATCATGGAAGGGAAGGAGGCCTATGACACACTGTGGGCCCATACCGGACACCAGGAAGGGGCCTTGAGACAGCTGGAGGAGGAAGGCCGTGAGCTAGTGGAAAGGCTGATCCAAGTCAAGATGCAAGCAGCTGAGGACCAGAATTACCGCAATGAGCGGATTGAGAG GGTCAAGCAAGCCAGGCTTTCCAAGGAGCTGAAGAAGGCGATGAGGAGGACAGTTAACATCTCTGA GACCCTGGACCCTCCAAGCATTGTGGAGCCTCCTGCCCATAAGCAGGAGCTCTTAGAGGTAGAAACCTGTGAGAAACGATGGAAACGACCCTTTAG TTTTAGGAAGAGAAGGGGTCATTCTGTGAGTGGGACCCCTGAGGCCCGATATACAAGTATTCCTGTGTGTGGGGTCTCCTGTCTCCCAGCCAGAGCTCAGGACATTCAG GAGGCTCACTGTTCTGAGGTTAATGCCGTCTGCTTCAGTTCCAACAGCAGCCTCCTGGCCACAGGCGGGGCTGATCGGCTCATCCGCCTCTGGAATGTGGTTGGAG GCCGCCTGGAAGCTGATCAGATGTTGGAAGGGGCGGGGGGGAGTGTGACAAGCCTGGAGTTTGAACCATCG GGCTGCTATTTGCTAGCAGCGACTTACAACAAAGCTGCCCAGCTCTGGAAGGTGGGCGAGAGCCAATCCAAG GAAACACTGTCTGGACACACAGACAAAGTGACCGCAGCCAAGTTCAAGCTGACCCGGCAGCAGGCAGTGACGGGGAGTCGAGACCGGACTGTGAAAGAGTGGGATCTCAATAAAGTGTCAT GCTCGCGAACTATCGACGGTGTCTCCTACTGCAATGACGTGGTATGTGGAGACCATCTCATCATCAGTGGTCACAACGACCAGAAGATTCGATTCTGGGACAGCAG GGTGCCCCGGTGCATACAGGTGATTCCTGTGGAGGGAAGGGTCACCTCTCTCAGCATCAGCAGTGACCAGCTGCACCTCCTCAGCTGCTCCCGGGATGACGCCCTTAAGGTCATTGACCTTCGAGCCAACAACATTCGCCAGGTCTTCAG GGCTGATGGCTTCAAGTGTGGTTCCGACTGGACCAAAGCCGTGTTCAG CCCAGACAAAAACTTTGCCCTTGCTGGTTCTGCCGATGGCGGCCTCTACATCTGGAATTTGGACAGTGGCAAGCTGGAGACCAGCCTCTATGGGCCCCACAG CGTCTCCATTAATGCAGTGGCCTGGTGCTGTGCTGGAACACATGTTGTAAGTGTGGATCAGGGGAAGAAGGCTGTGCTTTGGAGTTAA
- the ATG16L2 gene encoding protein Atg16l2 isoform X1, with protein sequence MPGPGTLAPSSPFPSSCRWKLHIIRQLQQRDRRQKALFLDLVEAYHRLLEKSDLLTHFTEKLPPEPPSELVHLPSGEEEKARPVPDSAQSPEDLRRKWEEEVDKVKLVCGEMAYQVVEKNMTLSSQDAMLEEQLGRLSALDARVRDLEETRQWLAEQVAGQQDRIMEGKEAYDTLWAHTGHQEGALRQLEEEGRELVERLIQVKMQAAEDQNYRNERIERVKQARLSKELKKAMRRTVNISETLDPPSIVEPPAHKQELLEVETCEKRWKRPFRSASATSMTLARCMDVMKGLLDFRKRRGHSVSGTPEARYTSIPVCGVSCLPARAQDIQEAHCSEVNAVCFSSNSSLLATGGADRLIRLWNVVGGRLEADQMLEGAGGSVTSLEFEPSGCYLLAATYNKAAQLWKVGESQSKETLSGHTDKVTAAKFKLTRQQAVTGSRDRTVKEWDLNKVSCSRTIDGVSYCNDVVCGDHLIISGHNDQKIRFWDSRVPRCIQVIPVEGRVTSLSISSDQLHLLSCSRDDALKVIDLRANNIRQVFRADGFKCGSDWTKAVFSPDKNFALAGSADGGLYIWNLDSGKLETSLYGPHSVSINAVAWCCAGTHVVSVDQGKKAVLWS encoded by the exons ATGCCAGGACCCGGGACTCTTGCCCCAAGTTCgccctttccctcttcctgccGCTGGAAGCTGCACATCATTCGTCAGCTGCAACAGCGGGACCGGAGGCAGAAAGCTCTGTTTTTGGACTTGGTGGAGGCTT ATCACAGACTCTTGGAAAAATCAGACCTGTTGACCCATTTCACAGAAAAGCTGCCACCTGAACCTCCTAGTGAACTTGTTCATCTCCCTTCGGG ggaggaggagaaggcgaGGCCAGTGCCGGATTCTGCCCAATCACCTGAGGACCTCAGAAGGAAATGGGAGGAAGAAGTGGATAAAGTCAAACTGGTCTGTGGGGAG ATGGCATACCAAGTGGTAGAGAAGAATATGACCTTGAGCTCCCAGGATGCTATGCTGGAGGAGCAGCTGGGCAG GCTGTCAGCTCTGGATGCCAGGGTGCGTGACTTAGAAGAGACACGTCAGTGGCTGGCGGAGCAGGTGGCTGGGCAGCAGGACAGAATCATGGAAGGGAAGGAGGCCTATGACACACTGTGGGCCCATACCGGACACCAGGAAGGGGCCTTGAGACAGCTGGAGGAGGAAGGCCGTGAGCTAGTGGAAAGGCTGATCCAAGTCAAGATGCAAGCAGCTGAGGACCAGAATTACCGCAATGAGCGGATTGAGAG GGTCAAGCAAGCCAGGCTTTCCAAGGAGCTGAAGAAGGCGATGAGGAGGACAGTTAACATCTCTGA GACCCTGGACCCTCCAAGCATTGTGGAGCCTCCTGCCCATAAGCAGGAGCTCTTAGAGGTAGAAACCTGTGAGAAACGATGGAAACGACCCTTTAG GTCGGCCTCCGCCACGTCCATGACCCTGGCACGCTGTATGGATGTAATGAAGGGGCTATTGGA TTTTAGGAAGAGAAGGGGTCATTCTGTGAGTGGGACCCCTGAGGCCCGATATACAAGTATTCCTGTGTGTGGGGTCTCCTGTCTCCCAGCCAGAGCTCAGGACATTCAG GAGGCTCACTGTTCTGAGGTTAATGCCGTCTGCTTCAGTTCCAACAGCAGCCTCCTGGCCACAGGCGGGGCTGATCGGCTCATCCGCCTCTGGAATGTGGTTGGAG GCCGCCTGGAAGCTGATCAGATGTTGGAAGGGGCGGGGGGGAGTGTGACAAGCCTGGAGTTTGAACCATCG GGCTGCTATTTGCTAGCAGCGACTTACAACAAAGCTGCCCAGCTCTGGAAGGTGGGCGAGAGCCAATCCAAG GAAACACTGTCTGGACACACAGACAAAGTGACCGCAGCCAAGTTCAAGCTGACCCGGCAGCAGGCAGTGACGGGGAGTCGAGACCGGACTGTGAAAGAGTGGGATCTCAATAAAGTGTCAT GCTCGCGAACTATCGACGGTGTCTCCTACTGCAATGACGTGGTATGTGGAGACCATCTCATCATCAGTGGTCACAACGACCAGAAGATTCGATTCTGGGACAGCAG GGTGCCCCGGTGCATACAGGTGATTCCTGTGGAGGGAAGGGTCACCTCTCTCAGCATCAGCAGTGACCAGCTGCACCTCCTCAGCTGCTCCCGGGATGACGCCCTTAAGGTCATTGACCTTCGAGCCAACAACATTCGCCAGGTCTTCAG GGCTGATGGCTTCAAGTGTGGTTCCGACTGGACCAAAGCCGTGTTCAG CCCAGACAAAAACTTTGCCCTTGCTGGTTCTGCCGATGGCGGCCTCTACATCTGGAATTTGGACAGTGGCAAGCTGGAGACCAGCCTCTATGGGCCCCACAG CGTCTCCATTAATGCAGTGGCCTGGTGCTGTGCTGGAACACATGTTGTAAGTGTGGATCAGGGGAAGAAGGCTGTGCTTTGGAGTTAA
- the ATG16L2 gene encoding protein Atg16l2 isoform X2, protein MKKYLPLLMAPLGILEGAVMYSRGIPDHRLLEKSDLLTHFTEKLPPEPPSELVHLPSGEEEKARPVPDSAQSPEDLRRKWEEEVDKVKLVCGEMAYQVVEKNMTLSSQDAMLEEQLGRLSALDARVRDLEETRQWLAEQVAGQQDRIMEGKEAYDTLWAHTGHQEGALRQLEEEGRELVERLIQVKMQAAEDQNYRNERIERVKQARLSKELKKAMRRTVNISETLDPPSIVEPPAHKQELLEVETCEKRWKRPFRSASATSMTLARCMDVMKGLLDFRKRRGHSVSGTPEARYTSIPVCGVSCLPARAQDIQEAHCSEVNAVCFSSNSSLLATGGADRLIRLWNVVGGRLEADQMLEGAGGSVTSLEFEPSGCYLLAATYNKAAQLWKVGESQSKETLSGHTDKVTAAKFKLTRQQAVTGSRDRTVKEWDLNKVSCSRTIDGVSYCNDVVCGDHLIISGHNDQKIRFWDSRVPRCIQVIPVEGRVTSLSISSDQLHLLSCSRDDALKVIDLRANNIRQVFRADGFKCGSDWTKAVFSPDKNFALAGSADGGLYIWNLDSGKLETSLYGPHSVSINAVAWCCAGTHVVSVDQGKKAVLWS, encoded by the exons ATGAAGAAGTATCTTCCACTCCTAATGGCACCCCTTGGGATCCTAGAAGGAGCAGTCATGTATTCTAGGGGAATTCCAG ATCACAGACTCTTGGAAAAATCAGACCTGTTGACCCATTTCACAGAAAAGCTGCCACCTGAACCTCCTAGTGAACTTGTTCATCTCCCTTCGGG ggaggaggagaaggcgaGGCCAGTGCCGGATTCTGCCCAATCACCTGAGGACCTCAGAAGGAAATGGGAGGAAGAAGTGGATAAAGTCAAACTGGTCTGTGGGGAG ATGGCATACCAAGTGGTAGAGAAGAATATGACCTTGAGCTCCCAGGATGCTATGCTGGAGGAGCAGCTGGGCAG GCTGTCAGCTCTGGATGCCAGGGTGCGTGACTTAGAAGAGACACGTCAGTGGCTGGCGGAGCAGGTGGCTGGGCAGCAGGACAGAATCATGGAAGGGAAGGAGGCCTATGACACACTGTGGGCCCATACCGGACACCAGGAAGGGGCCTTGAGACAGCTGGAGGAGGAAGGCCGTGAGCTAGTGGAAAGGCTGATCCAAGTCAAGATGCAAGCAGCTGAGGACCAGAATTACCGCAATGAGCGGATTGAGAG GGTCAAGCAAGCCAGGCTTTCCAAGGAGCTGAAGAAGGCGATGAGGAGGACAGTTAACATCTCTGA GACCCTGGACCCTCCAAGCATTGTGGAGCCTCCTGCCCATAAGCAGGAGCTCTTAGAGGTAGAAACCTGTGAGAAACGATGGAAACGACCCTTTAG GTCGGCCTCCGCCACGTCCATGACCCTGGCACGCTGTATGGATGTAATGAAGGGGCTATTGGA TTTTAGGAAGAGAAGGGGTCATTCTGTGAGTGGGACCCCTGAGGCCCGATATACAAGTATTCCTGTGTGTGGGGTCTCCTGTCTCCCAGCCAGAGCTCAGGACATTCAG GAGGCTCACTGTTCTGAGGTTAATGCCGTCTGCTTCAGTTCCAACAGCAGCCTCCTGGCCACAGGCGGGGCTGATCGGCTCATCCGCCTCTGGAATGTGGTTGGAG GCCGCCTGGAAGCTGATCAGATGTTGGAAGGGGCGGGGGGGAGTGTGACAAGCCTGGAGTTTGAACCATCG GGCTGCTATTTGCTAGCAGCGACTTACAACAAAGCTGCCCAGCTCTGGAAGGTGGGCGAGAGCCAATCCAAG GAAACACTGTCTGGACACACAGACAAAGTGACCGCAGCCAAGTTCAAGCTGACCCGGCAGCAGGCAGTGACGGGGAGTCGAGACCGGACTGTGAAAGAGTGGGATCTCAATAAAGTGTCAT GCTCGCGAACTATCGACGGTGTCTCCTACTGCAATGACGTGGTATGTGGAGACCATCTCATCATCAGTGGTCACAACGACCAGAAGATTCGATTCTGGGACAGCAG GGTGCCCCGGTGCATACAGGTGATTCCTGTGGAGGGAAGGGTCACCTCTCTCAGCATCAGCAGTGACCAGCTGCACCTCCTCAGCTGCTCCCGGGATGACGCCCTTAAGGTCATTGACCTTCGAGCCAACAACATTCGCCAGGTCTTCAG GGCTGATGGCTTCAAGTGTGGTTCCGACTGGACCAAAGCCGTGTTCAG CCCAGACAAAAACTTTGCCCTTGCTGGTTCTGCCGATGGCGGCCTCTACATCTGGAATTTGGACAGTGGCAAGCTGGAGACCAGCCTCTATGGGCCCCACAG CGTCTCCATTAATGCAGTGGCCTGGTGCTGTGCTGGAACACATGTTGTAAGTGTGGATCAGGGGAAGAAGGCTGTGCTTTGGAGTTAA